The following proteins are encoded in a genomic region of Cryptomeria japonica chromosome 11, Sugi_1.0, whole genome shotgun sequence:
- the LOC131032449 gene encoding protein KINESIN LIGHT CHAIN-RELATED 1 isoform X1 — MGSGFQSSSRANNVSKRSSISSKSTLSSGSSKSVSNSDSPYAGYHYLRLAHSLHMSGKKNDVKAMDYALKAVDFFEKRSNAKAMPELVMGLHLLAAAKCRLGHYEEVIQILKKSLAMYTPEMGSEHTFGAFAGHMQLGDTYSMLGQYEDALQSYHAGLKIQKQFLGDMDCRVAHSCLYIAESHLQAMQFKEAEELCEQALKIHIEQCGIDSEEVISDRKLMVLALTGKGNHEKALENLFLARETLLVNRKDVEVANVDASIGDTYLALGLYDEAGAAYQKALPFFEWVHGKDSIIVAALSLSLAEVCLKKGTIRESKSYCENALRIYARVKVGQFPDEIASGLTEVAGLFESMGEYEHSLRLFQQALEILEKIPGQQSEVAAIEAQIGVLFHVIGKYEEAYMALKSAVCKFRCGIHRKTWFLGMLLNLMGLACLGLDALWDATEIFEEAKSILDEVCGPHHADSLAISSNLAGAYDALGRTDDAISLLEQILDVNEGRLGTLHPDVEGDRQRLKELLNESGRSRTKKTNSLRDLLLSSRAQSSRFQFKGIA, encoded by the exons ATGGGTTCTGGTTTTCAGAGCTCCTCCAGGGCCAACAATGTGTCAAAGAGAAGCTCCATTAGTTCTAAAAGTACTTTGAGCTCAGGGAGCTCCAAAAGCGTATCGAATTCAGACAGCCCATATGCTGGATACCACTACCTTAGGCTGGCTCATTCCCTTCATATGTCTGGAAAGAAGAACGATGTTAAAGCCATGGACTATGCATTGAAAGCAGTTGATTTCTTTGAAAAAAGGAGCAATGCAAAAGCAATGCCTGAGCTTGTAATGGGACTCCATCTCTTGGCTGCCGCTAAGTGTAGGCTTGGCCACTATGAAGAAGTCATTCAAATATTGAAGAAGTCGTTAGCAATGTACACCCCTGAGATGGGCTCTGAGCATACATTTGGAGCATTTGCAGGGCATATGCAGCTTGGTGATACTTATTCTATGTTGGGTCAATATGAGGACGCATTACAGTCTTATCATGCAGGCCTTAAAATTCAGAAGCAGTTTCTAGGAGATATGGATTGCAGAGTTGCCCATTCATGTCTATACATTGCAGAGTCTCACCTGCAG GCCATGCAGTTTAAAGAAGCAGAGGAGTTATGTGAGCAAGCTTTGAAGATTCACATTGAACAATGTGGTATAGATTCAGAAGAAGTGATTTCTGATAGAAAGCTAATGGTGCTTGCTCTTACTGGAAAGGGAAACCATGAGAAAGCATTAGAAAATCTATTTCTAGCCAGAGAAACACTTTTAGTCAACAGAAAGGATGTTGAGGTTGCAAACGTAGATGCTAGCATTGGGGACACTTATCTTGCTTTGGGTCTCTACGATGAAGCAGGAGCTGCCTACCAGAAAGCTCTTCCATTTTTTGAGTGGGTACATGGTAAAGACAGCATAATTGTAGCTGCGTTATCTTTAAGCCTTGCCGAGGTTTGTTTGAAAAAAGGAACAATCAGGGAATCAAAGAGTTACTGTGAAAATGCACTAAGGATTTATGCCAGGGTAAAAGTTGGCCAGTTCCCTGATGAAATTGCATCTGGCTTGACAGAAGTTGCAGGGTTGTTTGAGTCGATGGGAGAATATGAACATTCACTTCGCTTGTTTCAACAAGCCCTTGAAATTCTGGAGAAAATTCCTGGACAGCAGAGTGAAGTAGCTGCCATTGAAGCACAGATAGGGGTTTTGTTCCACGTGATTGGAAAATATGAGGAAGCTTACATGGCCTTGAAGAGTGCAGTGTGCAAGTTTAGATGTGGGATACACAGAAAGACTTGGTTCTTGGGAATGCTTCTCAATCTGATGGGTCTTGCTTGTCTGGGCCTTGATGCTCTATGGGATGCAACTGAAATTTTTGAAGAAGCAAAGAGCATTTTAGATGAAGTGTGTGGCCCTCACCATGCAGATAGTTTGGCTATCAGTAGCAACCTTGCAGGAGCATATGATGCATTGGGCAG GACAGACGATGCGATAAGTTTGTTGGAACAGATTCTTGATGTGAATGAGGGCAGGCTGGGCACATTGCACCCAGATGTGGAAGGTGACAGACAAAGGCTTAAGGAATTGCTGAATGAATCAGGCAGATCTCGCACCAAGAAAACCAATTCACTCCGAGACCTTCTATTGTCATCAAGAGCACAGTCTTCCAGGTTTCAGTTTAAAGGAATAGCTTAA
- the LOC131032449 gene encoding protein KINESIN LIGHT CHAIN-RELATED 1 isoform X2 yields the protein MSGKKNDVKAMDYALKAVDFFEKRSNAKAMPELVMGLHLLAAAKCRLGHYEEVIQILKKSLAMYTPEMGSEHTFGAFAGHMQLGDTYSMLGQYEDALQSYHAGLKIQKQFLGDMDCRVAHSCLYIAESHLQAMQFKEAEELCEQALKIHIEQCGIDSEEVISDRKLMVLALTGKGNHEKALENLFLARETLLVNRKDVEVANVDASIGDTYLALGLYDEAGAAYQKALPFFEWVHGKDSIIVAALSLSLAEVCLKKGTIRESKSYCENALRIYARVKVGQFPDEIASGLTEVAGLFESMGEYEHSLRLFQQALEILEKIPGQQSEVAAIEAQIGVLFHVIGKYEEAYMALKSAVCKFRCGIHRKTWFLGMLLNLMGLACLGLDALWDATEIFEEAKSILDEVCGPHHADSLAISSNLAGAYDALGRTDDAISLLEQILDVNEGRLGTLHPDVEGDRQRLKELLNESGRSRTKKTNSLRDLLLSSRAQSSRFQFKGIA from the exons ATGTCTGGAAAGAAGAACGATGTTAAAGCCATGGACTATGCATTGAAAGCAGTTGATTTCTTTGAAAAAAGGAGCAATGCAAAAGCAATGCCTGAGCTTGTAATGGGACTCCATCTCTTGGCTGCCGCTAAGTGTAGGCTTGGCCACTATGAAGAAGTCATTCAAATATTGAAGAAGTCGTTAGCAATGTACACCCCTGAGATGGGCTCTGAGCATACATTTGGAGCATTTGCAGGGCATATGCAGCTTGGTGATACTTATTCTATGTTGGGTCAATATGAGGACGCATTACAGTCTTATCATGCAGGCCTTAAAATTCAGAAGCAGTTTCTAGGAGATATGGATTGCAGAGTTGCCCATTCATGTCTATACATTGCAGAGTCTCACCTGCAG GCCATGCAGTTTAAAGAAGCAGAGGAGTTATGTGAGCAAGCTTTGAAGATTCACATTGAACAATGTGGTATAGATTCAGAAGAAGTGATTTCTGATAGAAAGCTAATGGTGCTTGCTCTTACTGGAAAGGGAAACCATGAGAAAGCATTAGAAAATCTATTTCTAGCCAGAGAAACACTTTTAGTCAACAGAAAGGATGTTGAGGTTGCAAACGTAGATGCTAGCATTGGGGACACTTATCTTGCTTTGGGTCTCTACGATGAAGCAGGAGCTGCCTACCAGAAAGCTCTTCCATTTTTTGAGTGGGTACATGGTAAAGACAGCATAATTGTAGCTGCGTTATCTTTAAGCCTTGCCGAGGTTTGTTTGAAAAAAGGAACAATCAGGGAATCAAAGAGTTACTGTGAAAATGCACTAAGGATTTATGCCAGGGTAAAAGTTGGCCAGTTCCCTGATGAAATTGCATCTGGCTTGACAGAAGTTGCAGGGTTGTTTGAGTCGATGGGAGAATATGAACATTCACTTCGCTTGTTTCAACAAGCCCTTGAAATTCTGGAGAAAATTCCTGGACAGCAGAGTGAAGTAGCTGCCATTGAAGCACAGATAGGGGTTTTGTTCCACGTGATTGGAAAATATGAGGAAGCTTACATGGCCTTGAAGAGTGCAGTGTGCAAGTTTAGATGTGGGATACACAGAAAGACTTGGTTCTTGGGAATGCTTCTCAATCTGATGGGTCTTGCTTGTCTGGGCCTTGATGCTCTATGGGATGCAACTGAAATTTTTGAAGAAGCAAAGAGCATTTTAGATGAAGTGTGTGGCCCTCACCATGCAGATAGTTTGGCTATCAGTAGCAACCTTGCAGGAGCATATGATGCATTGGGCAG GACAGACGATGCGATAAGTTTGTTGGAACAGATTCTTGATGTGAATGAGGGCAGGCTGGGCACATTGCACCCAGATGTGGAAGGTGACAGACAAAGGCTTAAGGAATTGCTGAATGAATCAGGCAGATCTCGCACCAAGAAAACCAATTCACTCCGAGACCTTCTATTGTCATCAAGAGCACAGTCTTCCAGGTTTCAGTTTAAAGGAATAGCTTAA